A segment of the Armatimonadota bacterium genome:
GCACGGTGGGCAACGCCGTCGAGGTGGAGGAGGCGGTCGCTGCCCTCAAAGGGGAGGGACCGGAGGACCTCACCGACCTGTGCCTGGCCCTGGGCGCTCAGATGCTGCTGCTGGCCGGCGCGGCTAGTTCATCCGCGGAGGCTCGGGTGCGGCTGCGGGAGGCGCTGGTCAGCGGGTCTGCCCTGGAGCGCTTTGGGTGGATGGTCCAGGCGCAGGGCGGCGACCCTCGGGTGCTCGACGAGCCGCGGCGGCTGCCGCAGGCCAGGGTGGCCCTCCCGGTGCCCGCCGCAGAGAGCGGGACCGTGGTCGCCATCGACGCTCAGGCTGTGGGGCTGGCCGCCATGGCACTGGGGGCAGGCCGAGCGCGCAAGGAGGATCTCATCGATCCGGCCGTGGGGATCCGCCTCCTGCGCAAGGTGGGAGAAGAAGTCTCCACCGGGGACCCCCTGGCCGTGGTTCTGGCCGACGACACTTCTCGGGGCGAGGAGGCGGTACGCCGCGTGCGTGCCGCCTACCGACTGGGCCCGGCGCCCCCTCCGCCGCGCCCGCTGGTCTGGGCGGTCCTGGCCGGGCCGGCGGCGGGCCAGACGTCCTGACGGTGGCGCGGCGGCTGGTCATCCCGGATCCCGCACTGGTTGTCCTCTGCGGCCCAGCCGGCAGCGGCAAGTCCACGTTTGCCCGGCGGCACTTCCGCCCCACGGCTGTCGTCTCCTCGGACCGCTGCCGGGCCATGATCTCCGACGACGAGGCCAACATCCGGGTCTCGCCAGATGCGTTTACCCTCTTTCACTTCATCATCGACCTGCGGCTGCGGCACCGGCGATTGACTGTAGCCGACAGCACAGCCCTGCGCCGGGAAGCCCGCCGCGACCTGCTGGCCCTGGCCCGCCGCCACCAGGTCCCGGCAGTCCTGGTGGTCTTCGATGTCTCCGAGGAGCGGGCTCAGACCCTCAACGCCCACCGTCCTGACCGCCGGGTGGGCCGGCCAGTCATCCGGGAGCAGTGGGAGCGGCTGCAGGAGGCGCTGCGCACCGTGCAGGCCGAGGGGTTTGACCAGGTCTACATCCTGGGCGAGGATGAGGTGGGGACGGTGCAGGTGGAGGTGCGGGCGAGCCGGCCGCCGGATACCGCGTCCCGCCAGTCGGACGTCCCATCCTGAGAAACGGGCGGGGAGGTACCGCTATGACCATTCAGCGCGTGGGTGTGGTTGGCTGCGGCCTGATGGGCTCGGGCATCGCCGAGGTGTGCGCCCGGGCGGGCTACCGGGTGGTGGTGCGCGAGGTGAGCCAGGAACTGCTGGAGCGGGGGCTGGAGCGGATCGAGGCGTCTATGCAGCGCGCGGTCGCCCGGGGGAAGCTGGACGCGGAGCGGGCCAAGCAGGCGCGGGAGGCCATCCGGGGGACCCTGCTCCTGCGCGACCTGGCCGACAGCGACCTGGTCATCGAAGCGGTCATCGAGCAGATGGCGGAGAAGCAGGCGGTCCTCCGCGAGCTGGACGGACTCTGCCCGGGGCACACCATCTTCGCCTCCAACACCTCCTCGCTGTCCATCACCGAGATGGCGTCGGCCACGCAGCGGCCCGACCGCGTGGTGGGCATGCACTTCTTCAACCCGGTGCCTGTGATGGCGCTGGTGGAGGTGGTGCGCGGCCTGCTCACCTCCGAGGAGACCCTGCAGACGGCGCGGGCCTTCGCCGAATCCCTGGGCAAGACCGTGGTGCTGGCCAAGGACTACCCGGGGTTTATCGTCAACCTGCTGCTGGTCCCGTTCCTCCTGGATGCGGTGCGTGCCCTGGAGATGGGCCTGGCCACCCGGGAGGATATCGACCGCGCGGTCACCCTGGGTCTGAACCATCCCATGGGGCCGCTGACGCTGCTGGATTTGGTCGGCCTGGACACCACATACTACATCGCCGAGGCCATGTACGCGGAATTCAAGGACCCGCGCTACGCTCCCCCGCCGTTGCTGAAGAAGATGGTTCTGGCCGGTCACCTGGGCCGGAAGTCCGGCCGCGGCTTCTACACGTACAGCCCCTGAGCCAGCGGCAAGTTCGTCGCGGAGCTGCAGCTCCTAAGCCCGCCACCAGTCCTCCGCGGAACTGCGGCCTCTGAGTCCGGCTGCAGGTTCTCGGCGCCCGGGCTAAGCCCCGGCCGCGGCCTTTCCCCTCCGCCGCCTTCCGCCGCGCACGGCGGCGGCCACATCCTCGGCCAGGACAAGGATGCCGCGCTGCCGCCCGCCCCCGCCTCGGCCGATCAGGGCGTAGGGAACGTTGTGGTTTCGCAGCCAGTTGAGCATGCGCGTCACGTCCCCGTCGTTCTTGGGGTCCAGCCCGGCCTTCGTCATCAGCTCCCCCAGACCGATGATCTGCGACCACGTGTCGTTCATCCCGCACCTCCTGAGAGCGGACTTGGTAACCCCATTGAAGATGGGTTATACGCCGGCGCAGAGGCTCCTTTCGCCCTCATAGAACTGCTTCGGGGACGAGAACAGCCTCCCTACCCTCCGTGAGCCAGGGCCAGCAGGCCTGTGGGGACCGCGCAGAGCGGGGTCATCGAAAGGCGACGATGTCTTCGATCGTCCCCCGCCGCTGGGCCGCAGGGCGCAGTACGGCCTCCACCCGCTGCCCGATGGCCACCGCTGCGGGATCCAGGTCCAGCGGGGCCAGCAGGACGCCGTCGGTGCCGTCGATCTGCACGAGGGCAAAGAGGCGGGGTGGCTGCACCGGCTGCCCGTGCAGGTCGCGGTGCACCAGGGTGAAGGAGTGCACGACGCCGCGGGGCGCGACTTCCCCCCAGTGGTCGGAGAGGTCCTGGAAGTCCCGCGGGCAGTAGACCCGCGGCGGGAGATAGGTGGTGCCGCATTCGGGGCAGCGGGTGACCGCGAGACGCCCGCGCTGGCGCAGCAAGGTCAGGAACCGCTGTCCGGCCGCCCCGGCGGTGTACTGAAAGGCGATGCCAATGCGCCCCTCCCAGGCCCGCAACCGGGAGGTGTCGGTGATCTTCTCCCGCAGTCCCATGGTCGCCCCTACACCGGCGTAAAGTACAGGATGTCCGTGATGGCGCCGCTCCGCTGCGCCTCCGACTTCCACACCGCTCGCACCCGCTGGCCCACGCGGACCTCCTGACGGATGCCCTCCACGGTCTGAGCGTTCAGGCCGCCGATCAGGTGGAGGAAGCCGACCCGCGGCTGCGTCCCGTCGATCTCGATGACGGCGGGCACCTGAGGCACCGCCAGTGGCTGCATGTCCCAGGTGACGGTGCAGATGGAGAAGGTGTTGATGGTGCCGGTATCCGCCAGCTCCACCCAGGCGTCCACGGGCTTGAAGCACCACTCGCAGAACGCCCGCGGCGGCGTGACCGTGCGGTGGCACCGGTCGCAGCGTACGCCCAGGATCTTCCCCGCCCGCAGCCCGTCCAGGAAGCGGCCGATAGCCAGGCCGGTGTCCCAGCGGTAGACCAGCTGCGGCTCCCACCGCTCCAGGCTGACCGCACCGCTGCGCAGGTGCTCTTCCCGCAGCGGGGTGGCCCGCAGCCCGTCCCGCACCACCGGGGCGATCGGCTCCCGCTCCCGGCCCGCGGCGGCGCGCACGGCGCCACCAGCCGGGCGATGCCCCCGCCGCGGAGTCTCCGCCGGGGGCACCCTCCGCCGCGGTGGAGAGATCTGCAGCATCTTCCTGCGCAGCCGCGACACCTTCGCGCCCGGCCGCCGCGCACTACGCCGCTCGCCGACCATCAGCCGTTCCTCCTGCTGCCGTAGCGGCGCGCTCCCGACCGCACCGGCTTACACTCCCAGCACCACCACGGTGCCGATCTGCATGAGATCTCCCCACGCCTGGGCCAGCCCGCGGCGGGGGCTGTTGGCCACCTGCCGCTTCCCCGCCTCGCCGCGCAGCTGCCAGTACAGCTCGCAGATCTTCATCAGGCCTGCGGCGGCGATGGGATTGCCCACGCCCAGCAGCCCGCCGGACGGGCAGGAGGGCAGCTCCCCATCGCGGTCGAAGCGGCCCCGGGCCAGGTCTTCCGGAGCCTTCCCCCGCTCTGCCAGGAGCAGTCCCTCCAGGTGGTGTAGCTCCTTGTAGGCAAAGGGGTCGTAGGGCTCGACCACGTGGATCTGCCGCCGCGGCTCGCTGATTCCCGCCATCCGGTAGGCCATGCGCGCCGCGTCCTCCACGTAGCGGGGGTAGGCCAGGTCGCGGTTCCCCCAGTAGGAGGTATCCAGGGCCCAGCCGATCCCTTCGACCCAGACCGGCCGGTCCGTCAGCCGTTTGGCCACTTCTTCCGCCGCCAGGACGATGGCCGCCGCGCCGTCGGAGACCGGACTGACCATGAGGCGGTGCACCGGCCAGGCGACCACCTCGCTGGCCAGGACCTCCTCCACCGTCACGGCGGCGGCAACCTGCGCGGCGGGGTGGTCCAGCGCGTTGCGCTTGTTCTTCACCGAGACCAGGGCGATCTCTTCGTTGCGGATCCCGTAGGTGTGCATGTAACGGTGCTGCTCCAGGGCGAAGATCCACAGGAGGTTGGGCCCCAGCGGCCGCTCGATGGTGTGGTCGAAGATGGAGTTGAACGCCGCCTGGGGGTGGGGCTGGGTAGGGCTCATCTTCTCCTCAGCCACCACCAGCGCCACGTCGAACAGCCCCGAGGCCACAAGCGACCAGCCGGAGATGATGCTGAAGACCCCCGAGCCCCCGCCGACGTAGGCGCGGAAATACGGCTTGCGCCACCCGCCGGCCCCATCCGAGAGGTACTCCCCTTTCATGTGCACGCCGTCGAAGGCATCGGGCGCGGAGGCCATGACCACCGCCTGGACGTCCCGGCGGCGCAGGCCCGAGGAGGCCAGCGCGTGGCTGGCCGCGTAGTACGCCAGCTCCTTCCCCGTCTCCAGCGCGCGGCGGACGAACAGGGACAGACCCGCTCCCACCACGGCCACGCGGCGCGACGGCCTACTCATGGCGCCTCCTACAGCGCACCCAGGACCACCGCTCCTCCCGACGTGGTGGGGACGCCGCGCCAGGAGACGACCACGGCGCTACGTGCTCCCTCCACCTGCAGCGGCCCGGCCGCGCCGCGGATCTGCAGTGCCGCCATCGCCGTGCGCACCAGCGCCGAGGCGTCGTACCCGTATCCCATGCCCAGGCTTCCGCCCGAGGGGTTGACCGGCAGCGGGCCCCCCAGAGCCGTCCGGCCGGCGGCGGTGAGCCGGGCGCCCTCGCCCACCTCCAGACGCAGGGCCGCCTCCAGGTGCTGCAGCTCCTTGTAGGCGTAGGTGTCGTCCAGCTCCAGCAGGTCGATCTCCTCGGCCGGGGCGCGGATGCCCGCCATCTGGTAGGCCATCTCGCAGGCCAGGCGGGCGTAGACCGCCTCGGCCCACGGCCGCCCGGAGAGGGAGGGTTCGTCGGTGGCCCAGCCGATACCGCGAATGGCCACCGCCTGCCCGGGCAGCCGGCGGGCCGCCTCCGCCGAAGCCAGGACCAGCACCACCGCGCCGTCAGCGTAGCCGCTCACCTCCAGCTCGCAGAGCGGCTCAGCCAGCGGGGGGGAGCGCCGCACCTCCTCCGGGGAGAGGACGGCACCGTAGGCGGCGAAAGGGTTGCGCAGGGCGTTGCCCCGGTTCTTCACCACCACCTGGGCGCAGACCTCGGGGCAGGCCTTCGCCTGGTGGAGGTAGCGGCGCATCTCCAGTCCGGCCACGGCGTGGGGGTTGAGCCGTCGGGGTCGCTCGTAGATGGGGTCCATGGCCAGCGCCAGCACCTCCTCGTGGCGCACGATGTTGCTGGCCTTGCTGTGCGCCTCCACCACGGCGACCTCGGCGGCCCCGGAGCGGAGCAGCACGTAGGCGGCAGCCAGCCCCTGCAGGCCGTCCCCGGCGATGGTGTGCACCGGGCGGCGCACCGCGCCCAGCTGGTCCGGGGTGTACTCGTCGGTGATGCTGGTGCCCTCGTGGAAGTCCTCGGCAACGCTGACGAAGGTGTCGACGTCCCGCGGGGTGAGGCCGGCGTCGGCGTAGGCGCGGGTGGCCGCCTCGAAGATCATCTCCCGGAAAGAGAGGTCGGGTGAGACGGTACGCAACGGGGTCAGACCGACGCCGACGAGAGCTACGTGGTTGTCCATAGGATTCGGTTCGCGGAAGCCGCCTGATCCCTTCGCCCCCGGCCCCGCCGTTCCCTGTCTGCCCCAGGCCAGGCGGACGCGCGGTGCGGCGCAGCGCCAGGCAAGGCGCGGCGGAGAGGAGCGGGGCAGCCCGCCGCGGAAGAAGGAGGTATCGACCCTGTCATGGACTTCGCCCTCAGCGAAGAGCACCGGCTCATTCAGACCACGGTCCGCGAGTTCGCGGCGAAGGAGATCATCCCCATTGCGGCGGACCTGGACCACCACCCCCGCTTTCCCGCCGAGCTCATCGCCCGGGCCGCCTCCCTGGGGCTGCTGGGGCTGACCGTTCCGGAGGAGTACGGTGGCGCGGGGCTGGACGGTCTGGCCAACGTCATCGTGCAGGAGGAGCTGGCGCGGGCCTCGGCAGGCGTACAGGCCATTGTCACGGTACAGAACTCCCTGGTCTGTGACCCCATCCTGCGCTTTGGCACGCCCGAGCAGAGACGCCGCTACCTGCCGCGGCTGGCCAGCGGTGAGTGGCTGGGCTGCTACTGCCTCACCGAACCGGAGGCGGGTTCCGACGCCATGGCCCTGCAGACCCGGGCCGAGTGGTGGGACGGCCGGTGGTTGCTCAACGGGCGCAAGCTCTTCGTCACCAACGGTCTGGAGGCGCAGCTGGCCATCGTCTACGCGCGCAGCGAGCCGGTGCCTGGGGCCCGCGGCATCTCCGCCTTCCTGGTGGAGAAGTCATTTCCCGGCATCTCCGTGGGCCGGGTGGAGCAGAAGCTGGGGATCAAGTGCTCCTCCACCGTGGAGATCGTCCTCGAGGACTGCCGCGTCCCCGCCGAGAACCTGCTGGGCGAGCGGGGAGAAGGGGCGCGGGTGGCCCTCTCCACCCTCGACGGGGGGCGTATCGGCATCGCCGCCCAGGCGGTGGGAATTGCCCGGGCCTGCCTGGAGGAGTGCGTGGCCTATGCCCGGACGCGGGAGCAGTTCGGCCAGCCGCTGAAAGCGTTCCAGGCCGTGCAGTGGGCGCTGGCGGATATGGCCACGCGCATCGACGCCGCCCGCCTGCTTACCTACCGCGCGGCCTGGCTGCGCGACCGCGGGGAGCGCTGCACGGCGGAGGCGGCCATGGCCAAGCTGGTGGCCTCGGAGACGGCCATGTGGGCGGCGCACCGGGGAGTGCAGCTCTTCGGCGGCTACGGCTACACCCAGGACTACCCGGTGGAGCGGTACTTCCGCGACGCCAAGATCACTGAGATCTACGAGGGGACGTCCGAGATTCAGCGCCTGGTGATCTCCCGCCACGTGCTGGGCCGGCGCTAGGAGCCTGTCCTAGGAATGCCACAGAGTGGTGGGCGGATCCCCCAGGCATCGCTGGCGATTCTCGGGGTCCCCTAACGTGGGAGGGAGGACCGTGGAGATCATCGTCTGTCTCAAGCAGGTCGTGGACCCGGAGCTGCCTGCGCGGGACTTCGCCATCGACCCGGTTACCCGGCGGCAGGTGCGGGAGGGCCGGCCGCTGGTCATCTCCACCTACGACGAGAATGCCCTGGAGGTAGGGCTGCAGCTCAAAGACCGCCTGGGCGGCAAGGTGACGGCGCTGACGCTGGGACCGGCCGCCACCTCGGGCGACGCCATCCGCCTGGCCCTGGCCATGGGAGCGGACCAAGCGGTGGTGGTGGACGACCCGCAGGCGCCGGTGCGGCTGGGTGCGGCCAAGGCACGTCTCCTGGCCGCGGCGGTGCGGCGCCTGGGCCGCTTCGACCTGGTGTTGTGCGGCTGCGAATCCGCGGACTGGGTGGAGCGGGTGGTCGGCCCGCTGCTGGCAGAGGCGCTGCAGGCGGCCTGCGTCACCTTCGTCTCCCGCATTGAGCAGGTGAACGGGACGCTGCTGGTGCGGCGGCTGGCGGACGAGGGCTTCCACCTGGTGGAGGTCCGCCCCCCGGCGGTGCTGGCGGTGACCAGCGACGAGAGCAATCGTCCCCGCCTGCCCAAGGTCAAGGACATCATGACGGCAAGGCGCAAGCCCGTGCACACCTGGCCGGTGGAGGAGGTTGCCTCCCAGGCGGGTATGGAGGGGCCTCTGGAGGTCGAGGTGCGCGAGGTGACGCTGCCGGAACGGACCGCTCGCTGCGAGTTCCTGTCGGGCGATCCCGGCGAGCAGGCCGCGGCGCTGGCGCAGCGGCTGCGGGAGCTGAAGCTGCTGTAGGAGGTGCGTGGCCATGGGGGGAGTCTGCATCGTCGCCACAGCCCTGGAGGGGACCCTGGCCCGGACGAGCCTGGAGCTGGTGGGGGGCGCCCGGGCGCTGCAGCCGCTGGGCCTGCAGACCAGCGCCGCCCTGCTGGGCCACGGGCCGGGGCTGGCCGGCGCGGTAGCGGAGCTGCACCGTCACGGAGTGGGCATTGTATACCGCTGCCACCACCCGCTGCTTTCGGCCGGGCAGAGCGACGCCGTCCTGGTCGCCCTTCAGCCTGTGGTGGCCCGGGCGCAGCCGCAGGTCTTGCTGGTGGCCGCCGACACGGTGGGCCGGGAGGTGGCTCCGCGGCTGGCCGCCCGCCTGCGTGCCGCTCTGGCCACGGAGTGCGTACAGGTAGGGGCCGCAGACGGCGCCATCGTTGCCCGCCGCCAGGTCTACGGGGGGAGGGCGCTGGCGACGCTGGTCGTCCGGGACTACCCGGCGGTGCTGTCGGTGAAGCCTCACGCCCTGGACGTCCCAACAGCCGCACCGGTCGAGGGACGGATGGAGGATGTGGAGGTCTCCATCGACGCAGAGGCGCTCCCGGCGCGGGTGCGCCAGGTCCTGCGGGAACAGGCGGAGCTCGGCCTGGAGGAGGCGCAGGTGGTGATCGGCGGCGGGCGGGGCCTGGGCGGCCCGGAGGGGTTCGCCCTGCTACGGGAGCTGGCCCAGCTCATGGGCGGTGCGGTGGGCGCCTCCCGGCCGCCCACGGATGCCGGCTGGGTGCCGGCGAGCTGGCAGATCGGCCAGACTGGCAAGACCATCCGCCCGGCGCTCTACATCGCTGTGGGTATCTCCGGGGCCACCCAGCACATCGCCGGTGTGTCGGGCTCACGGACCATCGTGGCCATCAATCGTGACCCCGAGGCGCCCATTTTCTCGGTGGCCCACCTGGGGATCGTGGGGGACTACCGGGAGGTGGTCCCCGCCCTGATTGCCAGGGTGAAGGAGCTGAAAGGCGTGTAGCCCGGCGGCCCGCGGCGGCCGCAGTGGAGGCGCAGACCCCTGACCACACCCAGCCGAGAGGTCTTCTGGAACATCCCCCCCGTCGGCGTGGTGGTCATGTACCTGCTGGCCTTCGTGGCGCTGGCGATCTTCGCCTACGGGGTGGTGCGGCATGTGCGCATGTGGCGCCGCGGCCGGCCCACCGCCCGGCTTCGCCCCGTGGGGCCGCGGCTGGTCGCGGTGGCCCGGCACGTGCTGGCCCACGGGCGGTTGCTGGTGGACCGGGTAGCCGGAGTCTACCACCTGGCCTTCTTCTGGGGGTTCCTCGTCCTCTTTGCCGGTACCACCGTCGTCTTCATCCATCAGGACCTCCACCTGCGGATCATGCAGGGGCCGTTCTACCTGTACTTCCAGTCGGCGACGCTGGACCTGATGGGACTGGCGGCAACGGCGGGGGTGGCAGCCGCGCTGGTGGTGCGTTACCTGCTGCGTCCGCCTCGCCTGCGCCGGGGCGTCCTGGCCGACGCGGTCATCCTTTGGCTGTTTGCCCTCATCCTGGTCAGCGGGTTCCTGGTGGAGGGGTTGCGCATCGTCGGCACCGCCGACCCCTGGGCGGCCTGGTCCCCCGCAGGCAACGCCGTGGCCCTCCTGGTGCGGGCGGTGGGGATGAGCCAGGCGGCGGTGCGTATGGGCCACGCCTGGATGTGGTGGGTCCACTTGATCCTGGCCATGGTCTTCATCGCCTACATCCCCTTCTCCAAGCTCTTCCACCTGGTGCTGGCTCCGCTGAACACCTACCTGCAGCCATTGAGCAACCCCGCCGCCGTTAGCCTCATCGACTTCGAGCGCAGCGAGCGCTTCGGGGCCTCCGCCTTCACCGACCTGACCTGGAAAGACCTGTTCGACCTGGACGTCTGCACGGAGTGCGGTCGCTGCACGGCCGTCTGTCCCGCCAGCACCACCGGCAAGCCGCTTTCGCCCATGCACGTCATCCTGGACCTGCGGGATGAGATGACCCGAAGCGGCGCCGTTGCGCCCCGCCTCCTGGCCGGGGCCGTGGTCAGGCCCGAGGCACTATGGGCGTGTACCACCTGCCTGGCCTGCATGCAGGCCTGCCCCGTCTTCATCGAGCACGTGCCCAAGATCATGGAGCTGCGGCGGCACCTGGTCATGGAGCAGGCCAGCCTCCCCGAGACCATGGGGGATGCGCTGCGCAGCCTGGAGGTGCGGGGCCACCCCTTCCGCGGGGCGGCGCTGTCCCGGACGGCCTGGGCGGACGGGGTGGAGGTGCGGCGGCTGGCGCAGGGGGAAGGGGCGGAATGGCTCCTGTGGGCGGGCTGCGCCGCCGCTCTGAACGAGCGGAATCACCCTGTGCTGCGGGCGCTGCTGCGGGCGCTGGGCGCGGCAGGCCTGGAGGTGGGCATCCTGGGAGAGGAGGAGACCTGCAGCGGCGACCCCGCGCGGCGCATGGGCAACGAGTACCTCTTCCAGACTCTGGCACGGCAGAACATCGAGACGCTGACGCGCCACGGCGTACGGAAGATCGTCACCCTCTGCCCGCACTGTTACAATACCTTCAGGCACGAGTACCCGCAGCTGGGAGGCACCTACGAGGTGTGGCACCACACGCAGCTGCTGGCGCATCTGGTGCACGAAGGCCGCCTCCGCCCCGGCCGCACCACCGCCACCGTGACCTTCCACGATCCCTGCTACCTGGGGCGGCACAACGGGGAGTACGAGGCGCCGCGCCGGGTGCTGGCCGCTGTCGCGGCGGGGACCGTGGAGATGGCCCAGTGCCGGGAGCAGGGCTTCTGCTGCGGTGCCGGCGGGGGGCTCTACTGGGTGGAGGAGCGGGTGGGGCAGCGGGTGAGCCACGTGCGCACGCGTCAGGCCGCAGCTACCGGGGCGGGGGTGGTGGCCACCGCCTGTCCGTTTTGCCTGCTGATGCTGGAGGACGCCGCCGCCGCCCTGGAGTCGCCCACCCGTCCCCTGGACGTGGCGGAGCTGGTGGACCGCGCCCTGACCGGGGGATCTGAGACGGAGATGGCGGAGGGTTCCTGAGATGGTAATGCAGGCGCAGCGCCCCACCGTGCCCGGGGAGACGCTTTCCGGGATCCCGCTGAAGGTAGTCTACCGGCCGGAGGACGTGGCCGGACTGGACTACGGGCGGGACCTGGGAGACCCAGGAGCGTACCCTTTTACCCGCGGTATCCATGCCGACATGTACCGGGGCCGGCTGTGGACCATGCGCCAGTTTGCCGGCTTCGGCACCGCGGAGGACGCCAACCGACGCTTCCACTACCTGCTGCAGATGGGGCAGACCGGCCTCTCCGTAGCCTTCGACATGCCCACGCTGATGGGCTACGACTCTGACCACCCGCGGGCCCTGGGCGAGGTGGGGCGGGAGGGGGTGGCCATCGACTCCCTGGCGGACATGGAGATCCTGCTGGAGGGCATCCCCCTGGACCAGGTCACCACCTCCATGACCATCAACGCCCCGGCTAACGTCCTGCTGGCCATGTACGTGGCGGTGGCGGACCGGCGGGGGATCCCCCGGGAGCGCATCGGCGGGACCACCCAGACGGACATGCTCAAGGAGTTCATCGCCCAGAAGGAGTGGATCGTCCCGCCGCGGGCCAGCATGAAGCTCATCCAGGACATGCTGGTCTTCGGTGCGCGCGAGCTGCCCCGGTGGAACATCATCAGCATCAGCGGCTACCACATGCGGGAGGCGGGGGCCACCGCGGTGCAGGAGCTGGCCTTCACCCTGGCCGACGGCATCGCCTACGTGCAGGCCGGCATCGACGCCGGCCTGGAGGTAGACGACTTCGCCCCGCGGCTCTCCTTCTTCTTTGACTGCCACGTGGACTTCTTCGAGGAGATCGCCAAGTTCCGCGCGGCGCGGCGCATGTGGGCCAGAATCATGCGGGAGCGCTTTGGCGCCAGGAACCCGCGGTCCTGGTGGTTGCGCTTCCACACC
Coding sequences within it:
- a CDS encoding methylmalonyl-CoA mutase family protein, yielding MVMQAQRPTVPGETLSGIPLKVVYRPEDVAGLDYGRDLGDPGAYPFTRGIHADMYRGRLWTMRQFAGFGTAEDANRRFHYLLQMGQTGLSVAFDMPTLMGYDSDHPRALGEVGREGVAIDSLADMEILLEGIPLDQVTTSMTINAPANVLLAMYVAVADRRGIPRERIGGTTQTDMLKEFIAQKEWIVPPRASMKLIQDMLVFGARELPRWNIISISGYHMREAGATAVQELAFTLADGIAYVQAGIDAGLEVDDFAPRLSFFFDCHVDFFEEIAKFRAARRMWARIMRERFGARNPRSWWLRFHTQTAGVSLTAQQPLNNVARVALQALAAVLGGTQSLHTNSMDETYALPTEEAVTVALRTQQIIAYESGAAAVADPLGGAYFVEALTTEVERQAWEYIRRIDDLGGMVAAVEAGFPQREIAEAAYRYQQQLERQKKVIVGVNAFAQAEERPIEILRIPPEVERRQVERTRQVRARRDQGRVRAALARLQEVAQAGGNTMYAIVDAVKAEATLGEICDVLRRVYGEYREMAVI